In Ooceraea biroi isolate clonal line C1 chromosome 13, Obir_v5.4, whole genome shotgun sequence, a genomic segment contains:
- the LOC105285949 gene encoding UNC93-like protein, which translates to MIPAGLSVGLGGGPLWCAKCTYLTVAAEAYSTVSDIAADVLVTRFFGLFFMFYQMAQVWGNLISSAVLSYGVDTDVATNVTLNSSVVAETCGANFCGVSNVEDENPNLQPPAVERIHLISGIYLACMILACLIIAFCVDSLTRYDRNRARLVKGKSGLKLLAVTLKLLKERSQLLILPITLFIGAEQAFLFADYNASFVSCAWGISNIGYVMICFGITNAVAALATGSIVKLTGRKPVMIFAFCLHLSILIFMMRWRPTPDQGLVFFSISGLWGVCDSIWLVQVNALSGILFPGREEAAFSNFRLWESTGSVITYIYSPYLCTSTKLYLLVGILCAGMVGYGIIEWSGGVDRVAAAGKPDFELVDSKEINR; encoded by the exons ATGATCCCCGCCGGATTGTCGGTCGGATTGGGCGGTGGACCGCTCTGGTGCGCGAAATGCACTTACTTGACCGTGGCGGCGGAGGCTTACTCGACCGTCTCGGACATCGCCGCGGACGTGCTGGTCACGAGGTTCTTCGGTCTCTTCTTCATGTTTTATCAAATGGCGCAGGTGTGGGGCAATCTTATATCGTCGGCAG TTCTCTCCTATGGCGTCGACACGGACGTCGCAACGAACGTCACCCTGAACAGCAGCGTCGTAGCGGAAACATGCGGCGCGAATTTCTGCGGGGTGTCCAACGTGGAGGATGAGAACCCGAATTTGCAACCCCCCGCAGTGGAACGAATCCACCTGATCTCGGGGATTTATCTGGCCTGCATGATCCTGGCCTGCCTGATCATCGCGTTCTGCGTCGATTCCTTGACCAG ATACGACAGGAACAGGGCCCGCTTAGTGAAAGGCAAGTCTGGGCTGAAACTGCTGGCCGTGACATTAAAGTTGCTGAAGGAGAGGAGCCAGCTTCTGATACTGCCAATAACGTTGTTCATCGGAGCGGAGCAAGCCTTCTTGTTCGCCGATTACAATGCA TCGTTCGTTTCCTGCGCCTGGGGGATTAGCAACATCGGCTACGTCATGATCTGCTTCGGTATCACGAACGCCGTAGCCGCGCTCGCCACGGGATCCATCGTGAAGCTAACCGGAAGGAAGCCCGTGATGATCTTCGCCTTCTGCCTGCACCTAAGCATCTTGATTTTCATGATGCGCTGGAGACCGACTCCTGACCAAGGTCTCGTCTTCTTCTCGATATCGGGTCTGTGGGGTGTATGCGATTCGATCTGGCTGGTGCAGGTCAACG CATTGAGCGGGATACTGTTTCCCGGCCGAGAAGAGGCAGCCTTTTCCAACTTCCGCCTGTGGGAATCCACCGGCTCGGTGATAACGTACATCTACAGTCCGTATCTCTGCACTAGTACGAAGCTGTATCTCCTGGTCGGAATACTGTGCGCCGGGATGGTCGGGTACGGTATTATCGAGTGGTCCGGCGGAGTGGACAGAGTCGCTGCCGCTGGGAAGCCCGACTTTGAACTGGTGGACAGCAAGGAGATCAATCGATAG